The Coffea arabica cultivar ET-39 chromosome 1e, Coffea Arabica ET-39 HiFi, whole genome shotgun sequence genome has a window encoding:
- the LOC113695497 gene encoding protein NRT1/ PTR FAMILY 2.7, protein MDRTVLNSANGEDPEPTSISSRGKKGGWTTFPFTIATVAGIALAFGGLTGNLIVYLIQEFNIRSISAAKIFNVVNGCTTILPIAAAIIADSFTGCYSVIWISSLISSLGLLIIVLTAAISKLRPPHCENGSNLCKYPSEVQLAVLYIGLALGSIGMAGTRFTIGSMGANQFDKPKHQGIFFNWYIFTMYMATGISSTLIVYIENSVSWTLGFGICVAANIFALAIFLAGSGFYHHLKPQGSPFVRLARVIVASFRKRKMVLSLKSEDYFQGPDTADYKVTTFPSKFFKFLNRAALRAEGETEPDGSTRQPWKLCTVQDVEDFKRIIKIFPLWSTGFFLSTPLVILGSLSVLQALAMDRHLGPHFQIPAGSVFLFTLMPTCFTVFLLDRFLFPLWEKFTGHPVRPLQRVGIGHLLDIVGLAVLALVEAKRLKIARLHDLQGQDNAVVPMSVFWLVPPLAIAGIGEAFFFPGQIDFYYQEFPASLKSTSTAAVALYMGIAYYLGNAVIDLVRRTRGWLPDDLNKGRLDNVYWLVCVLAGLNFCYYLVCSYFYKYQNVETVKVTDESTV, encoded by the exons ATGGACAGGACAGTACTCAACTCTGCTAATGGAGAAGACCCTGAGCCTACTTCAATTTCCAGCAGGGGCAAGAAAGGCGGGTGGACCACTTTTCCGTTCACTATAG CAACTGTGGCAGGTATAGCACTTGCTTTTGGAGGACTGACTGGCAACCTTATTGTATATCTGATTCAAGAATTCAACATCAGAAGCATTAGtgcagctaaaattttcaatgttGTTAATGGCTGTACCACAATACTTCCAATTGCTGCAGCCATCATTGCTGACTCATTTACGGGCTGTTACTCCGTCATCTGGATTTCTTCTCTCATTTCATCCCTG GGCCTATTGATAATAGTCCTGACAGCAGCAATCAGTAAATTGAGACCTCCACATTGTGAAAATGGATCGAACCTCTGTAAATATCCATCAGAAGTCCAACTTGCAGTTCTTTATATCGGCTTAGCTCTAGGATCTATAGGGATGGCAGGGACACGCTTCACCATTGGATCCATGGGAGCAAATCAGTTTGATAAACCAAAGCATCAAGGAATTTTCTTCAACTGGTACATTTTTACAATGTACATGGCCACTGGTATAAGCTCTACTCTCATTGTGTATATTGAGAACAGTGTTAGTTGGACGTTGGGGTTTGGGATTTGTGTTGCCGCAAATATATTTGCATTGGCAATATTCTTAGCTGGCAGCGGTTTCTATCATCACCTCAAGCCACAAGGTAGCCCTTTTGTTCGTTTGGCTCGTGTTATTGTTGCATCTTTCAGGAAAAGGAAAATGGTGCTCTCACTGAAAAGTGAAGACTATTTTCAAGGGCCAGACACAGCAGACTACAAAGTGACTacctttccctcaaaattttTCAA gtTCTTAAACCGCGCAGCACTCAGAGCAGAAGGGGAAACCGAACCAGATGGCTCCACCAGACAACCTTGGAAACTATGTACAGTGCAAGATGTAGAAGATTTCAAAAGGATAATCAAAATTTTCCCACTATGGTCCACGGGGTTCTTCTTGTCCACCCCACTCGTTATTTTGGGGAGTCTATCGGTCCTTCAGGCTCTTGCAATGGACCGTCATCTCGGACCACATTTCCAAATTCCTGCGGGTTCAGTATTTCTCTTCACTTTGATGCCAACTTGCTTTACCGTATTCCTCCTGGACCGGTTCTTATTCCCCCTGTGGGAGAAGTTCACTGGCCATCCCGTCAGGCCTCTCCAGAGGGTTGGGATCGGCCATTTGTTAGACATTGTTGGCCTTGCTGTTTTGGCCCTGGTAGAGGCCAAAAGGCTGAAGATTGCGCGATTGCATGACCTTCAAGGCCAGGATAATGCCGTGGTACCAATGTCAGTATTCTGGCTTGTGCCACCACTAGCTATCGCAGGCATTGGAGAAGCATTCTTTTTCCCTGGTCAAATTGATTTCTACTACCAAGAATTCCCTGCTTCGCTGAAAAGCACATCAACTGCAGCTGTAGCTTTATATATGGGCATTGCTTACTATCTGGGCAATGCTGTGATTGATCTTGTCCGAAGGACAAGAGGGTGGTTGCCAGATGACTTGAACAAAGGGAGACTAGATAATGTGTACTGGCTAGTTTGTGTATTAGCAGGTCTCAACTTCTGTTATTATCTTGTATGTTCGTACTTTTACAAGTACCAAAATGTTGAAACGGTGAAGGTAACTGATGAGTCTACTGTGTAG